A genomic window from Flintibacter sp. KGMB00164 includes:
- a CDS encoding LysR family transcriptional regulator: MDLTSLYYFRELSKDLNMTKTAARLYISQQTLSNHIHRLEQYYDTPLFYRKPSLSLTCAGEFVLAFAQVVEKEEVNLRDILSDIEHQERGTLRVGASAARGTQFLPRILPDFYAHYPQVELRFVDGLSQQLERMLSNGELDFAVVLSDEYRPDLVEHELCRDPIYLCVPENLLQQYYSPQQVLTLKNSAANGANIKDFSRVPFALMTNRLGSRLQECFLREHVTLTVPFTGPSTSQILPLCAMGVTACCCSHLSLVEAGSQLGDQINIFPLLDQGEPMVQRLSLLRHRQRYLTHFSKYFMDLLFQTAAQLEQVQISRTV; encoded by the coding sequence ATGGATCTGACCAGCCTGTATTATTTTCGGGAACTCTCCAAAGATTTGAATATGACCAAAACTGCCGCCCGGCTCTATATCTCCCAACAGACCTTAAGTAACCACATCCATCGTCTGGAGCAGTATTACGACACGCCGCTGTTTTACCGCAAGCCCAGTCTCTCCCTGACCTGTGCCGGGGAGTTTGTCCTGGCCTTTGCCCAGGTGGTGGAAAAGGAAGAGGTCAACCTGCGGGACATTCTCTCAGACATTGAACACCAGGAACGCGGCACCTTACGGGTCGGCGCCAGCGCGGCACGGGGAACTCAGTTTCTTCCCCGCATTTTACCTGACTTCTACGCCCACTATCCACAGGTGGAACTGCGTTTTGTAGATGGCCTGTCCCAGCAACTAGAACGGATGCTCTCCAACGGGGAACTGGATTTTGCTGTGGTACTCTCCGATGAGTACCGTCCTGATCTGGTGGAACATGAGCTGTGCCGGGACCCAATCTATCTCTGTGTCCCGGAAAACCTTCTGCAGCAATATTATTCTCCTCAACAGGTGCTAACATTGAAAAATAGCGCTGCTAATGGGGCAAATATAAAAGACTTTTCTCGCGTCCCATTTGCACTGATGACCAATCGACTCGGTTCCCGGCTTCAGGAATGTTTCCTTCGGGAGCATGTGACTTTGACAGTTCCCTTCACCGGTCCCTCCACCAGTCAGATTCTTCCGCTGTGTGCCATGGGTGTGACCGCCTGCTGCTGTTCCCACCTGAGCCTGGTGGAGGCGGGCAGCCAGCTCGGCGACCAAATTAACATTTTTCCTCTTTTAGATCAAGGAGAACCTATGGTTCAGCGTCTGAGCCTTTTGCGGCATCGTCAGCGCTATCTGACCCATTTTTCCAAGTACTTTATGGATCTGCTCTTTCAAACGGCTGCCCAGCTGGAACAAGTGCAGATCAGCCGAACTGTTTGA
- a CDS encoding hydroxyacid dehydrogenase: protein MAIRVLLPQPILPAGYDFLREHGYEAVDGRGFTEENIIADIAGCDAAIVRTAKITDRILAAAPKLKIVARHGAGYDGVDLEAARRHGVLVCTAGGANAVSVAELAIFYMLYCSRNFKKVQANYLTDYRYAKMGIPKTELEGKTLGLVGLGHIGKLVAKKAALGFDMEVLAYDPFAKQEGLPEYIQLVEDRDEIFRRGDYISLHVPATQETIHSVSDREFDLMKETAYLINTARGSIVDEPALVRALQEKKIAGAGLDVLENEPLDPSNPLIAMDNVLTAPHIGGATKEASSRSSLACAQAIDDFFCGRTPKFVVPELRDLVGKQHL, encoded by the coding sequence ATGGCAATTCGGGTGCTGCTTCCCCAGCCTATTCTCCCAGCGGGATATGACTTTTTACGGGAGCACGGCTATGAGGCAGTGGATGGCCGGGGATTTACAGAAGAGAATATTATCGCCGATATTGCCGGGTGCGATGCGGCTATCGTACGCACGGCAAAAATAACGGATCGGATCCTGGCTGCGGCTCCTAAGCTGAAGATCGTGGCTCGCCACGGGGCGGGATACGACGGAGTGGATCTGGAGGCTGCCCGCCGCCATGGAGTGCTGGTGTGTACGGCCGGAGGAGCAAACGCCGTCTCTGTAGCTGAGCTGGCGATCTTCTACATGCTCTATTGCTCCCGGAATTTTAAAAAGGTCCAAGCCAACTACCTTACTGACTACCGCTACGCCAAGATGGGCATCCCCAAAACCGAACTGGAGGGCAAAACTCTGGGGTTGGTCGGACTGGGCCATATAGGCAAGCTGGTGGCGAAAAAGGCGGCTTTGGGCTTTGACATGGAGGTGCTGGCTTACGATCCCTTTGCAAAGCAGGAGGGACTGCCGGAGTACATCCAACTGGTAGAGGATCGGGATGAAATTTTCCGTCGCGGCGATTATATCTCCCTTCATGTCCCCGCTACCCAGGAGACGATTCACAGCGTCAGTGACCGGGAATTTGACCTGATGAAAGAGACGGCCTATCTCATTAACACAGCTCGTGGATCGATTGTGGATGAACCTGCCTTGGTCCGTGCGCTTCAGGAGAAAAAGATTGCCGGTGCTGGGTTAGATGTACTGGAAAATGAGCCGCTGGATCCGTCAAATCCCCTCATTGCAATGGACAATGTGCTCACAGCTCCCCACATTGGCGGAGCGACTAAGGAGGCATCCAGCCGTTCGTCTCTGGCCTGCGCCCAGGCAATTGATGACTTTTTCTGCGGCCGCACACCTAAGTTTGTTGTGCCGGAGCTGCGAGATCTGGTAGGAAAACAGCATTTGTGA
- a CDS encoding RraA family protein yields the protein MSVGKRIYLKREMPDPEIMAQFKNIPASNTADVMGRSCAMNPRIHLVSKPKDQMMVGPAYTVKCRAGDNLTLHAALNFCQEGDVLVVSNEEDDTRALMGEIMMAYLRYTKKVAGIVLDGPIRDIDEIGNWDFPVYCTGTTPGGPYKEGPGEINVPIACGGISVNPGDIILADPDGVICVPRKDAVVILEDAKKFQAADEKKLAAAKDGTANRAWVEKTLAEKGYEIIDDVYQP from the coding sequence ATGAGTGTGGGAAAGAGAATTTACTTAAAGCGTGAAATGCCGGATCCTGAGATCATGGCCCAGTTCAAGAACATCCCCGCATCCAACACTGCCGACGTGATGGGGCGCAGCTGTGCCATGAATCCCCGAATCCATCTGGTGAGCAAGCCAAAAGATCAGATGATGGTGGGGCCTGCCTACACGGTGAAATGCCGGGCTGGCGACAACCTGACCCTCCATGCCGCTCTGAACTTCTGCCAGGAGGGAGATGTGCTGGTGGTGTCCAATGAGGAGGATGACACCCGTGCCCTGATGGGTGAGATCATGATGGCCTATCTGCGCTACACCAAGAAGGTAGCAGGTATTGTGTTGGACGGTCCCATCCGCGATATTGACGAGATCGGCAACTGGGATTTCCCTGTCTACTGCACCGGTACCACTCCCGGCGGCCCTTACAAGGAAGGCCCCGGCGAGATCAATGTGCCCATCGCCTGCGGCGGTATCAGTGTCAATCCCGGAGATATTATTTTGGCCGATCCTGACGGTGTGATCTGCGTTCCTCGCAAGGACGCTGTGGTGATCCTGGAGGACGCCAAGAAGTTTCAGGCCGCCGATGAGAAGAAGTTGGCTGCCGCCAAGGATGGTACTGCCAACCGGGCCTGGGTGGAAAAGACTCTGGCGGAAAAGGGATATGAGATCATTGATGATGTGTATCAGCCCTGA
- a CDS encoding SLC13 family permease, which yields MSQMTIALIILVATVVLFIWEPWPIIVTAIGASIVFAYTGIITVNDIFTGYNSTTIVLLAGMMVIGSSLFHAGITDLIGEKMVKITGKSERNIILATLVVSCALSSVCSNIGVMTAMAPLVTAMCIAAGIGPSKALLSLLFGAQFGGFVTLVGVGSNATANSVMEELGITPFGFFSITPFGVGVCILGTLYFTLIGRKLIPDTKYIPEFAKTEKKPLDRKKAAISVITLLCVLVVIAVSPDNVPMHIAATVGALVIVGTKCMSVQEAIRAIDWNCMLLVGSLTAISTGVTNSGLGDAVAQEILNILGDNPSPFMITTIIFFAAALLTQVMSNIPTIMLFLPIGISIAQTIGVSPYPVAMTITLAGAASYATPFAAPQNMMTVGWTQYKFVDFMKIGLPMLLVTYVVVVALQPIFLPY from the coding sequence ATGAGCCAAATGACAATTGCTCTTATCATTCTCGTTGCCACAGTGGTGCTTTTTATTTGGGAACCCTGGCCTATTATTGTTACCGCGATTGGGGCCTCTATTGTATTTGCTTACACTGGAATTATTACTGTAAATGATATTTTTACCGGTTATAACAGTACAACAATCGTGTTGTTAGCCGGCATGATGGTGATTGGATCTTCGTTGTTCCATGCCGGTATCACCGATTTGATTGGTGAAAAAATGGTAAAAATTACAGGCAAGAGTGAACGCAACATTATCCTGGCTACGCTGGTCGTATCTTGCGCACTTAGCTCTGTATGCAGTAACATTGGTGTAATGACCGCGATGGCACCTCTGGTAACTGCCATGTGTATCGCGGCGGGGATTGGGCCTTCCAAAGCGTTGCTCTCTCTGTTGTTTGGTGCACAATTTGGCGGTTTTGTCACCTTGGTAGGTGTAGGCTCCAATGCCACTGCCAACAGTGTAATGGAGGAGTTAGGGATTACGCCCTTTGGCTTTTTCAGCATCACCCCCTTTGGTGTAGGCGTGTGTATTTTGGGAACTTTGTATTTTACTCTGATTGGACGTAAGCTGATTCCGGATACCAAGTATATCCCCGAGTTTGCCAAGACGGAAAAAAAGCCTCTGGACCGGAAAAAGGCGGCTATCTCTGTAATCACTTTGCTGTGTGTCCTTGTGGTCATTGCAGTCAGTCCAGATAATGTTCCTATGCACATTGCTGCCACAGTGGGCGCACTGGTGATTGTGGGGACTAAGTGCATGTCTGTTCAGGAGGCAATCCGAGCCATTGACTGGAACTGTATGCTCCTGGTAGGTTCTCTGACGGCAATTTCTACCGGCGTGACAAACAGCGGCCTGGGCGATGCAGTGGCACAGGAGATTCTGAATATTCTGGGTGATAACCCCAGCCCCTTCATGATTACTACGATTATTTTCTTTGCGGCTGCGCTGCTCACTCAGGTCATGTCCAATATTCCCACGATTATGCTTTTCCTGCCCATTGGTATTTCGATTGCTCAGACCATTGGGGTCAGCCCCTATCCGGTTGCCATGACCATTACTCTGGCAGGTGCGGCCTCTTATGCAACCCCCTTTGCTGCGCCTCAGAATATGATGACTGTGGGTTGGACTCAGTATAAATTTGTGGACTTTATGAAGATTGGTTTGCCCATGCTTCTGGTCACTTATGTAGTGGTAGTTGCGCTCCAGCCCATTTTCCTGCCTTACTAA
- a CDS encoding DUF6282 family protein, producing MKELLRGVYDLHVHTAPDVSPRKCDDLELARRLEKTGMAGCAIKSHFADTAGRAAVLRSLFPKLDIVGGITLNRSVGGINPQAVERTAQMGGKMLWFPTLEARSYQQYRHSNDGMDVSQFLSVFSDDRNLLPEVYQVLEIAAEYNMVVGTGHLSSREGLAVVRAARECGVEHVVLTHADNPTNEYSLEEQYQAVQEGAMVEHCYFTSYYQRTPIEVIAQQIQHVGCKSVVLSTDFGQVNSPYSDEGMLEYMQCLLQCGISEEDLFQMVCANPRSLLQS from the coding sequence ATGAAAGAACTGCTGCGAGGGGTGTATGATCTGCATGTTCATACCGCTCCGGATGTGAGCCCACGTAAATGTGACGACTTGGAACTGGCTCGCCGTCTGGAGAAAACAGGTATGGCAGGATGTGCAATCAAAAGCCACTTTGCCGATACTGCCGGCCGAGCGGCTGTGTTGAGATCCTTATTTCCAAAACTGGATATTGTGGGAGGGATTACGCTGAATCGTTCGGTGGGAGGAATCAATCCCCAGGCGGTGGAGCGTACTGCGCAGATGGGAGGAAAAATGCTCTGGTTTCCCACTTTGGAGGCCAGATCATACCAGCAGTACCGCCATAGCAATGATGGTATGGACGTGTCTCAATTTTTAAGTGTCTTTTCAGATGACAGGAATCTATTACCCGAGGTATATCAGGTATTAGAAATTGCTGCAGAGTATAACATGGTAGTGGGAACCGGTCACCTTAGTTCCCGGGAGGGACTGGCTGTAGTTCGTGCTGCTCGGGAGTGCGGTGTGGAGCATGTGGTGTTGACCCATGCGGATAATCCGACGAATGAATACTCTTTGGAGGAGCAGTATCAGGCGGTACAGGAAGGGGCTATGGTGGAACATTGTTATTTCACCAGCTATTATCAGAGAACGCCTATAGAAGTAATTGCCCAGCAGATCCAACATGTGGGCTGTAAGTCTGTGGTACTGAGTACTGATTTTGGGCAGGTCAATTCCCCGTATAGTGATGAAGGAATGCTGGAGTATATGCAGTGTTTGTTGCAGTGCGGCATCTCCGAAGAAGACCTGTTTCAAATGGTCTGCGCGAACCCACGTAGTCTGCTTCAATCGTAG
- a CDS encoding YitT family protein has product MKKEWIKSVVLVVLGAVIYSVGTQYFVVPAQIAPGGAVGIALMINHLTALPIGTLTLLINLPLLVLAWFYLSRQFTVRTAIATVLVTIILDFIVTPICPQYAGDRLLSSVYGGIVVGVGMAFIFLAGFTTGGTDIAGYLLQKKFPHYSIGHALMIIEGIILVMSIFVFQDVDAGLFGLISVYVQTKVIDMILYGSDAGSQAIIVTKHPQEIADRVIQELERTATILPAKGAYSGDPIDVVLCTVRKSEFVRLKRIIGQCDPSAFVMANETSEVLGLGFKGFTEVV; this is encoded by the coding sequence ATGAAAAAAGAGTGGATAAAAAGTGTTGTTTTAGTGGTACTTGGCGCTGTTATTTATAGTGTAGGCACCCAATACTTTGTGGTTCCCGCCCAAATCGCGCCCGGTGGTGCGGTAGGTATTGCACTGATGATCAACCACCTCACCGCACTGCCAATCGGTACACTGACCCTACTGATCAACCTTCCTTTGCTGGTATTGGCGTGGTTTTATCTCAGCCGACAGTTTACCGTACGCACTGCCATTGCCACAGTTCTGGTCACCATTATTCTGGACTTTATCGTCACCCCCATCTGTCCCCAGTACGCTGGCGACCGTCTGCTGAGCAGCGTTTACGGAGGAATTGTCGTAGGCGTCGGCATGGCCTTCATTTTTCTTGCCGGCTTTACCACTGGCGGCACGGACATCGCCGGATATCTTCTGCAAAAAAAGTTTCCCCACTACTCTATCGGCCATGCTCTGATGATCATCGAAGGAATCATCCTGGTTATGTCTATCTTTGTATTTCAGGATGTAGACGCAGGACTGTTTGGTCTGATCAGTGTCTACGTTCAGACTAAGGTCATTGACATGATCCTCTATGGCAGCGATGCAGGCAGCCAAGCTATCATTGTCACCAAGCATCCCCAGGAAATTGCCGACCGAGTTATTCAGGAGCTGGAGCGCACCGCTACCATCCTGCCCGCCAAGGGTGCATATAGCGGTGATCCCATAGATGTCGTGCTTTGTACTGTGCGCAAATCCGAATTTGTCCGTTTGAAACGCATTATCGGCCAGTGTGACCCCAGCGCTTTTGTCATGGCAAACGAAACTTCGGAAGTGCTTGGTCTGGGTTTCAAGGGCTTTACAGAAGTGGTATAA
- a CDS encoding sigma 54-interacting transcriptional regulator, protein MEFLQELFHGKGYIDGITIINLEGEILFTAKFNDKFRAGEQADELVGKHFLDVYENLDPETSTTIKAMERGVPAYVENQYLKTKGREGIRITSLSIPIKWGDRIVGAIDLSTQEREPETHPESSPIRLTPADFSQGETQKLTDRDSAMFSLETMIAEDEKMQQIRDYIPVVAACELPVMIYGETGTGKEVVAQAIHNASPRRDMPFVAQNCAALPETLLESILFGTAKGAFTGAAENKGLFELANGGTLFLDEINSMPIQLQSKLLRVLQDGRFRRLGGKETVCVDVKVIAAMNTDPLQAIQQGQLRQDIYYRLSMMSVHIPPLRERKADIPAFLNFYINKHNATFHKNIEYVSRELISNLESYSWPGNLRELEHTIVYAMSHVSPHEHVLQVKDLREPLSTSPHPFLEHSSKKAQNPAAVLPLRQAVQEYESGLIRKALQAAGGNVSQAARSLQIPRQTLCRRIREYGLSGMDIR, encoded by the coding sequence GTGGAATTTTTACAGGAACTATTTCACGGCAAAGGCTATATTGACGGAATCACCATCATCAATCTGGAGGGGGAGATCCTGTTTACCGCAAAATTCAATGACAAATTTCGCGCCGGAGAACAGGCCGATGAACTGGTAGGCAAACACTTTCTGGACGTCTATGAAAACCTGGATCCTGAGACCAGCACCACCATCAAAGCGATGGAACGCGGTGTTCCCGCCTATGTGGAAAATCAATATCTGAAGACCAAAGGGCGGGAAGGGATCCGCATCACTTCGCTGTCGATTCCCATTAAGTGGGGCGACCGCATCGTTGGTGCCATCGACCTCTCTACCCAGGAGCGAGAGCCTGAGACGCACCCTGAATCCAGTCCCATTCGTTTGACCCCAGCAGATTTTTCTCAGGGAGAGACCCAGAAACTGACCGACCGTGACTCCGCTATGTTCTCTTTGGAAACCATGATCGCCGAAGATGAAAAGATGCAGCAGATTCGGGATTATATTCCCGTAGTTGCTGCCTGCGAGCTTCCAGTCATGATCTATGGCGAGACAGGCACCGGAAAAGAGGTTGTGGCACAGGCCATCCACAATGCCAGCCCTCGTCGGGACATGCCCTTTGTCGCCCAAAACTGCGCTGCCCTTCCGGAAACCCTGTTGGAGAGCATCCTGTTCGGCACAGCCAAAGGGGCCTTTACCGGCGCCGCAGAAAACAAGGGACTGTTCGAGCTGGCCAATGGCGGAACCCTGTTTTTGGATGAGATCAACTCCATGCCTATCCAGCTGCAGTCCAAGCTGCTGCGGGTACTTCAGGACGGCCGTTTCCGGCGGCTGGGCGGCAAAGAGACTGTTTGTGTGGATGTGAAGGTCATCGCCGCCATGAACACAGACCCTCTGCAGGCCATTCAGCAGGGACAACTGCGCCAGGATATTTATTACCGACTGAGCATGATGTCCGTGCATATTCCTCCTCTGCGGGAACGAAAGGCGGATATTCCAGCCTTTCTGAATTTCTATATCAACAAACACAACGCAACCTTTCACAAAAATATTGAATATGTCTCCCGGGAGCTCATCTCAAACCTGGAATCCTATTCCTGGCCAGGCAACCTGCGGGAACTGGAACATACAATTGTGTATGCTATGAGCCACGTATCTCCCCATGAGCACGTGCTCCAGGTCAAAGATTTAAGGGAGCCGCTAAGCACATCGCCCCATCCTTTTTTGGAGCATTCCAGCAAAAAAGCTCAGAATCCTGCCGCAGTTTTGCCTCTTCGGCAAGCCGTACAGGAGTACGAAAGCGGCCTGATCCGCAAGGCATTACAGGCAGCAGGAGGCAATGTGTCCCAGGCTGCCCGCAGTCTCCAGATCCCACGTCAAACGCTGTGCCGTCGGATCCGGGAATATGGCCTTTCCGGTATGGATATTCGCTGA
- a CDS encoding sodium/glutamate symporter yields MSVNDFLLDFAIASLFIVFGQLIRAKVGFVQKFFVPASMIAGFIALALGSQGLNVLPFSDSIGDYPGMLIILIFAAVGVNGFTFSKKEFKAEVDRIGSYFSYKVLAQVIQFGLVPLFSILVISRLFPEINYSFGLLLAAGFSGGHGTAAAVGSALNNLGFTDATDIGMTCATVGILAGIFGGLFFIKIGTKRGWTKYIQSFQYISGDLKTGLIKDESRRAIMGRETVSSVVLDPLAWHLALLLVASGAGLLLNKWILNTTGLDLPSYLLAFLVAIAMFLFFRKTKVSHYIDENVISRISGTATDYLVFFGIASIKISVIVKYAVPLAMLLIFGIIIVVLTLMYFGPAMNKGSWFERSIFVWGYSTGVFAIGFILLRIVDPENKSKTLNDTAFAAPFTTPIEMFAWSMGPIMLMNGQHWQFVALYVGIFAACIIVNHLFKWWWIKLPLNRPGEGEL; encoded by the coding sequence ATGAGCGTAAATGATTTCTTGCTTGATTTTGCCATCGCCTCCCTGTTTATCGTGTTTGGCCAGCTGATTCGAGCGAAAGTTGGCTTTGTTCAGAAGTTTTTTGTTCCCGCCAGCATGATCGCCGGCTTTATTGCATTGGCACTGGGCAGTCAGGGGCTCAATGTACTCCCCTTCTCCGATTCCATCGGCGACTACCCCGGTATGCTTATTATCCTTATCTTCGCCGCAGTCGGTGTAAATGGTTTCACGTTTTCAAAGAAGGAATTTAAAGCGGAAGTCGACCGTATCGGCTCCTACTTTTCTTATAAAGTGTTGGCTCAGGTAATCCAGTTTGGTCTGGTTCCTCTGTTCTCCATTCTGGTGATCTCCCGCCTGTTCCCGGAGATCAACTACAGCTTCGGCCTGCTTCTGGCAGCCGGTTTCTCCGGCGGCCACGGTACCGCAGCTGCGGTAGGCTCCGCTCTGAATAACCTGGGCTTCACCGACGCCACCGATATTGGTATGACCTGCGCTACTGTGGGCATCCTGGCCGGTATTTTCGGCGGCCTGTTCTTCATCAAGATCGGCACCAAGCGGGGCTGGACCAAGTATATTCAGAGTTTCCAGTATATCTCCGGCGACCTCAAAACCGGTTTGATTAAAGACGAGAGCCGACGGGCCATTATGGGCCGTGAGACGGTGTCCTCTGTGGTACTGGACCCGCTGGCCTGGCACCTGGCCCTGCTGCTGGTGGCATCCGGTGCAGGCCTGCTGCTCAACAAGTGGATTTTGAATACCACCGGACTGGATCTTCCCTCTTACCTTCTGGCCTTCCTGGTGGCAATTGCCATGTTCCTGTTCTTCCGCAAAACGAAAGTCAGCCACTATATCGATGAAAATGTAATCAGCCGCATCTCCGGTACCGCTACCGACTATCTGGTATTTTTCGGCATTGCATCCATCAAGATTTCGGTCATTGTGAAGTATGCGGTCCCCCTGGCCATGCTGCTGATCTTTGGTATCATCATCGTGGTACTGACCTTGATGTATTTCGGCCCTGCTATGAACAAGGGCAGCTGGTTTGAGCGCTCCATCTTTGTCTGGGGCTACTCCACCGGCGTGTTCGCTATCGGTTTCATTCTGCTGCGGATCGTAGACCCGGAGAACAAGTCCAAGACCCTTAACGACACCGCTTTTGCCGCCCCCTTTACCACCCCCATCGAGATGTTTGCCTGGTCTATGGGACCAATCATGTTGATGAACGGACAGCACTGGCAGTTTGTTGCTCTCTATGTAGGCATTTTTGCCGCCTGTATCATTGTGAATCACCTCTTCAAGTGGTGGTGGATCAAGCTGCCGCTCAACCGTCCCGGCGAAGGAGAGCTGTAA